The following DNA comes from Flavisolibacter ginsenosidimutans.
AACAAGCAATTGTTATTCATCTTACAGCAAGCAAAAGCAAGTCCCTTTCATTTGATCTTGCCTTAAACCGAAAAGAAGCCGCTTCTATCGTTTCGTCGAACAACAGCATCACCCTTACCGGGCAATTGGACGGAGGCGGTGGTGACAAGGGAATCAAATTCGCTGCGTATGCAAAACTTCTTTCTATTGATGGAAAAATAAATGTTTCCGGTAACGGCTTGCAACTGAAAGACGCCTCTGAGTGCACGATCATCATCAGTGCCGCAACAGACTTGAACTGGCCCAATGTTGAAACACGCGGACCCGAACCTTTGCCCGAGGCGATGAAATACGCAAACGTTGCGGGCCGTCTTTCTTACGACAAACTTTTAGAAAACCACCTTGCTGATTTTGATTCTTATTTCAATCGCTGCCGTATAAAATTTACAACAGCACAAGACGATTCCATCAACGAACTTACCACTGCGCAACGTTTGGTGCGTTGTGCAAAAGGTGCAAGCGACGCAACGCTGCCCGAACTCTATTTTAATTTCGGTAGGTATCTGCTCATTTCAAGTTCTCGTCCAGGCGGCCTGCCCGCCAATTTGCAAGGGCTCTGGGCCGAAGAATACCAAACGCCCTGGAACGGTGATTATCATTTGAATATTAATGTGCAAATGAATTACTGGCCGGCGGAAAAAACCAATTTAGCGGACTGTCATCAACCTTTGATCAACTTCACAAAACAACTGGTAAAGCCCGGAGAAAAAACAGCCAAAGCTTATTACAATGCGAACGGCTGGGTGGCACACGTCATCAGCAATCCCTGGAAATTTACGGCGCCGGGTGAAGGCGCGGAATGGGGATCAACACTAACAGGCGGCGCCTGGCTTTGTGAACATTTGTGGCAACATTATTTGTACAATCCTGACAAAAAATATTTGCAGCAGATATATCCTGTGCTCAAAGGCGCTGCACAATTTTATATAAGCATTTTAATTACCGATCCGAAAACGGGATGGTTCGTTACGGCACCTTCTAATTCACCTGAAAATACTTACATCACCAAAGACGGTTTTAAAGGGCAAACAACGATGGGTCCGACGATGGACATGCAGATTGGAAGAGAGTTGTTGTCAAACACCGTTGAAGCTGCAAGCCTGTTAAACGTTGATGCTGCGTTTCGCGATTCATTGCAAAAAATAAAAGCGCAGTTGGCGCCAAATCAGATCAGCCCGTCAACCGGCGGCGTGCAGGAATGGATTCGCGATTACGGTGAAGCCGAACCGCAACACCGCCACGTTTCGCATTTGTACGGTCTGTATCCGTATGATGAAATAAACGAAAACGATACGCCGCAAATGACCGCTGCCGCAAAGAAAACTTTGTTGCGCCGCGGCGACGAAGGCACGGGTTGGTCAAGAGCGTGGAAGATGGCTTTTTGGGCAAGACTCGGCGACGGCGATCATGCGCTGAAAGTTTTTAAGGGCTTGTTGCAACCGGCTTTTACAACAGACAGCGTGTACAAAATGAAAGGCGCGGGAACCTATCCTAACCTGTTTTGTGCGCATCCGCCGTTCCAGATTGACGGCAACTTTGGCTCAACAGCAGCCATTGCAGAAATGTTGTTGCAAAGCAATGGAAAGAATAATGTTATCCGCTTTTTACCGGCCCTGCCTTCTTCAAAAGAATGGAGCAGCGGCAGTGCAAAAGGCCTTTGCGCACCCAACGGTTTTGCGCTAAGTTTTAACTGGCGCAACGGCAACGTAAACAGCGCCGTCATGCTTTCAAAAGCAGGCGCCGATTGTTACGTTCAATTGCCGGAAGGTTTGAAGGTGTTTGATGCGAAAGGACGAAGAATAATCGTCAAAAATGTGACCGACGAGACCGTGATGTTTGCAACAAAAATTGGTGAACAATATTTTCTGAAATAAAACAAGCACGCCATGAAAAAAGCAGGATGGTTATTTCTTGCCATGCTTCCTTTGACTCTGTTTGCACAACAAGTCAGCATCATTCCGCAACCCGTAAGTCTTCAGTTGAACGAGGGTAAATTTTTATTGGACAAAAACACAGCCCTTGTTTACAACGCGGCCAATAAAGATTTGAAAGCCGCTGCCGGTTTCTTCTCTTCAACCATTAAAAACCTTTCGGGAATCAGCTTGCCGCAAAACGGCAAAGCAAAAAAGATCATCCAATTAAGGCTTGCGAAAACAGAGGGCATCGGCAACGAAGGTTATCTATTAAACGTGACGCCTTCTTCGGTTTTGATAACGGCCAACACAAAAGCGGGCCTTGTGTACGCCATGCAAACTTTGTTTCAAACCCTGCCCGCCGTTCGCACCAACGCAGCCTTGCAAATATCGGCCATGCACGTAAAAGATTATCCCCGTTTCAAGTGGAGAGGAATGCATTTGGACGTAAGCCGTCATTTCTTTTCGCCTGATTTGGTGAAGCAATACATTGACCTGATGGCGCTGTATAAATTCAACACCTTTCACTGGCATTTAACGGACGACCAGGGCTGGCGCATCGAGATAAAAAAATACCCGAAGCTGACCGAAGTGGGCGCCTGGCGTGTGGATGAAAACAACAACGTGTGGGGTCAAAGGCCGCAGGCCAAAGAAGGCGAAGCGCCAACCTACGGTGGCTACTACACACAGGAACAAATTAAAGACGTTGTGGCTTACGCGGCACAACGCAACATTACAATTGTGCCCGAACTGGACGTGCCCGGACACAGCGCGGCGGCCATTGCTTCCTATCCTTTTTTAAGTTGCACACAACAGCCGCAACTGCCCATGACCGGTGGCAATTATACCGGCATATCGTCCAACCTTTGTCCGGGCAACGACAGCGTATTCACATTTTTGCAGGATGTGTACAGTGAAGTCATCAATCTTTTTCCATCAAAATACATTCACGTAGGCGGCGACGAGGTTGACAAAACACCGTGGAAACTTTGCCCGAAATGCCAGGCAAGAATCAAAGCCGAAGCCCTGAAGAACGAAGAAGAATTGCAGAGTTATTTTATCAAGCGAATGGAAAAATTCATCGTTAGCAAACACCGCAAGATGATTGGCTGGGATGAAATTTTGGAAGGCGGTTTGGCGCCCGAAGCAATGGTAATGAGTTGGCGCGGCGAAGCCGGTGGCATTGCGGCGGCAAAGATGAATCACGACGTGGTGATGACGCCGGGCAATCCGGTTTACTTCGATCATTACCAGGGAGATCCCGCAACGGAGCCTTTGGCCATCGGTGGTTTTAACACGTTAAAAAAAGTGTACGATTACGAACCATTGCCGAAAGAATTAACGGAAGCCGAAGCAAAATACATATTGGGTGCGCAGGCCAATCTCTGGGCCGAATACATCACCACGCCGTCGCATGTTTTGTACATGGTGTTGCCGCGCATGTTGGCCTTAAGCGAAGTGGTTTGGAGTCCGAAAGAAGCAAGGGACTGGAACGGTTTCAACCAACGTTTGCAAGCGCATTTCAAAGCCTTTGATCAAAAAGAATTGCCGTACAGCAAAGGCAATTTTAAAGTGGAGATAAAGCCTTCTTCGCAAAGCGGGCAATTGTTTATAACGCTTTCTACCGAAGCTTACAAAGGCGATGTGTATTACACAACCGACGGCACGCAGCCAAGCTTGCAAAGCCGCAAATACAACGAGCCCATTCGAATTGATTCGTCGTTGACGTTGAAAGCCATCACGGTTGTTGACGGAAAAATTATGAGTGTGCTTCCGGCGCAGCAATCTTTTGAGATGCACAAGGCCGTCGGGAAAAATGTGAGCTATACAAATCCTGTCAGCCGTTATTACATGGCTGATGGTCCCAACTCGTTAACCGACGGCGTGCGGGGCACGACGGCCGTGGGCAAGTACTGGCACGGCTTCAGCGGAAAAGATTTGATTGCGACAATAGACCTTGGCGATGAGAAAAATATTCACAGCGTATCACTGGGTTGTTTGCAAGCTTACCGCGACTGGATCATGATGCCGCAATGGGTGAAATTTGAAGCGTCGAACGACGGTCAAAATTTTACCGAACTAAAAACCGTGCAGAACAATGTTTCGGTGAACGAGCAAGCGGCAACCGTGAACGATTTTGTTGCTGATTTTCCCGAACGCAAAGCAAGATTTATTCGCGTTACGGCCAAGGTTCTCGATGCATTGCCCAAAGGGCATTCCGGCGAAGGAAAGCCTGCGTGGATTTTTGCGGACGAAATCGTGGTGAACTGATTATTTTATTTTTTTCAATGCCGAGGCTTTGTGTGCGGCAATGTGATCGGTTTTATCGCTTTTAATTTCGTACTGCGGGTCATCTTTCGTGGCGTGATGCGTGTAGCCTTTGTAGGGGAAGTCAGCCGTATGAACTTTTATAATTGTTCCCGAGACAAGGCCCGCTTCTGAGTTCCATGTCACGTGATCGCCAACTTTAAATTTTTGGGCCATAACAACGAGTTTATAAAATGAATTTTAAAAGAGTCCTCCTGCAAACTTCAGTCAAAATTTTGTTGGTAACGCTTGACCTGTTTTTCTGCGCTGTGCTTTTTGCGCAAAGAGACACAATCAATGTCAATAATGCCTGGCAGTTTGTTGTTGATAAAAAAGCGGAAGGCTTTAATGAAAGATGGTTTGCTACAACGCTTCCTAATGCAAGCGTCGTTCGTTTACCGCACACCTGGAACGTTGAAGAGGAGGTTCAAAATCATTATGGGTGGGGATGGTATCAAAGAAAAATTTTCGTACCGAAAAATTGGAGGAACAAGAATGTAGTGATGGAGTTTGACGCTGTCAATCACACGTCTTTCATCTACGTCAATGGAAATAAAGTTGCCGAAAATACTGGCGACGGCTTCAACAAGTTTTACGTTAACCTGAATGACAAAATCAACTATGGCAAAGACAATATTCTCACCGTTGCCGTGAACAACGATTACGGCAAGAACAAAGTTCCCTTTGGTTCTTCGTTTGATTGGCCAAACGACGGCGGCATCATTCGCCCGGCAAAGTTGATTATAAGTGATAAACCTTCGGCAGCATACATTCACGCAACGCCTGTTTTAAATATTGCAAACAACGAAGGACAATTAAAAATTAAACTTGGTTTTGGCGCAGAGAGCCCATTGGAATTGAACGTTGTCATCACCGAAGA
Coding sequences within:
- a CDS encoding glycoside hydrolase family 95 protein, with the protein product MVKKKIILLFFLFAATAGLLAQPGVQLKFDAPAVHFTQSLPLGNGRLGAMVFGGVNKERIVLNEISMWSGGVEDPNRNDAHEYLQPIQQLLKDEKNKEAQELLQKHFVAAGKGSGNGNGKKVKFGCYQILSDLFLTWHDTTGAVSDYKRILQIDKALATTSWKRNGVLYKEEVFVSAPQQAIVIHLTASKSKSLSFDLALNRKEAASIVSSNNSITLTGQLDGGGGDKGIKFAAYAKLLSIDGKINVSGNGLQLKDASECTIIISAATDLNWPNVETRGPEPLPEAMKYANVAGRLSYDKLLENHLADFDSYFNRCRIKFTTAQDDSINELTTAQRLVRCAKGASDATLPELYFNFGRYLLISSSRPGGLPANLQGLWAEEYQTPWNGDYHLNINVQMNYWPAEKTNLADCHQPLINFTKQLVKPGEKTAKAYYNANGWVAHVISNPWKFTAPGEGAEWGSTLTGGAWLCEHLWQHYLYNPDKKYLQQIYPVLKGAAQFYISILITDPKTGWFVTAPSNSPENTYITKDGFKGQTTMGPTMDMQIGRELLSNTVEAASLLNVDAAFRDSLQKIKAQLAPNQISPSTGGVQEWIRDYGEAEPQHRHVSHLYGLYPYDEINENDTPQMTAAAKKTLLRRGDEGTGWSRAWKMAFWARLGDGDHALKVFKGLLQPAFTTDSVYKMKGAGTYPNLFCAHPPFQIDGNFGSTAAIAEMLLQSNGKNNVIRFLPALPSSKEWSSGSAKGLCAPNGFALSFNWRNGNVNSAVMLSKAGADCYVQLPEGLKVFDAKGRRIIVKNVTDETVMFATKIGEQYFLK
- a CDS encoding glycoside hydrolase family 20 protein codes for the protein MKKAGWLFLAMLPLTLFAQQVSIIPQPVSLQLNEGKFLLDKNTALVYNAANKDLKAAAGFFSSTIKNLSGISLPQNGKAKKIIQLRLAKTEGIGNEGYLLNVTPSSVLITANTKAGLVYAMQTLFQTLPAVRTNAALQISAMHVKDYPRFKWRGMHLDVSRHFFSPDLVKQYIDLMALYKFNTFHWHLTDDQGWRIEIKKYPKLTEVGAWRVDENNNVWGQRPQAKEGEAPTYGGYYTQEQIKDVVAYAAQRNITIVPELDVPGHSAAAIASYPFLSCTQQPQLPMTGGNYTGISSNLCPGNDSVFTFLQDVYSEVINLFPSKYIHVGGDEVDKTPWKLCPKCQARIKAEALKNEEELQSYFIKRMEKFIVSKHRKMIGWDEILEGGLAPEAMVMSWRGEAGGIAAAKMNHDVVMTPGNPVYFDHYQGDPATEPLAIGGFNTLKKVYDYEPLPKELTEAEAKYILGAQANLWAEYITTPSHVLYMVLPRMLALSEVVWSPKEARDWNGFNQRLQAHFKAFDQKELPYSKGNFKVEIKPSSQSGQLFITLSTEAYKGDVYYTTDGTQPSLQSRKYNEPIRIDSSLTLKAITVVDGKIMSVLPAQQSFEMHKAVGKNVSYTNPVSRYYMADGPNSLTDGVRGTTAVGKYWHGFSGKDLIATIDLGDEKNIHSVSLGCLQAYRDWIMMPQWVKFEASNDGQNFTELKTVQNNVSVNEQAATVNDFVADFPERKARFIRVTAKVLDALPKGHSGEGKPAWIFADEIVVN
- a CDS encoding hypervirulence associated TUDOR domain-containing protein; translation: MAQKFKVGDHVTWNSEAGLVSGTIIKVHTADFPYKGYTHHATKDDPQYEIKSDKTDHIAAHKASALKKIK